Genomic DNA from Paucilactobacillus hokkaidonensis JCM 18461:
CATAATTTAACGACTAAAGCTGCTCCATTTGTTGGCGGGATGCCAACCATTCTTAGTGTCTTTGTGGTTGCTGGATTTTCATTTCAAGGTACGGAACTGATCGGCATTACTGCTGGTGAATCAGAAACACCTGAAACAAGTATTCCCAAGGCAATTCATTCGACATTTTGGCGTATATTATTATTTTATATTTTAGCTATTTTTGTCATTGCGTGCATCTTGCCATACACAAGTAAAGATTTATTGGGTTCGTCTGCCAGTGATATTGCAATCAGTCCATTTACATTGGTGTTCCGGCGTGCCGGTTTGGCTGCCGCAGCTAGTGTGATGAATGCTGTTATCTTAACGTCAGTTATTTCAGCTGCTAATTCGGGTATGTATGCTTCAACTAGAATGTTGTATTCACTTTCACGTGAAGGTTATGCACCTAAAATATTTGGGCTAGTTAATATGCGTGGAATTCCAATGTATGCTTTGATTGGGACGACAGTTATTGGGGCATTCACTTTCATGACTGGTATTTTTGGAACTCAAATTTATCAATTTTTGATTGCAGCCAGTGGATTAACAGGATTCATTGCTTGGCTAGGAATTGCAATTTCGCATTACCGCTTTAGAAAAGCATTTGTTAAGCAAGGGCATCAGGTTGCTGAGCTTAAGTATCATGCAGCATTATTCCCATTTGGGCCGATTTTTGCACTGGTACTATGTATTGTGGTTATCGTTGGCCAAGATTTAGGGGCCTTTGCTAAGTTCAATTGGCAAGAGATTGGAATCACGTACATGAGTATTCCACTATTTGTTATTCTATACTTATACTATAAAATTCGACATAAGACTCACGTTATTCCGTTGGAGCAGGTTGATTTGGAACCTAAAACGAGGGGCGAATCATGGGATGCAGGCAAGAACAAATAGATTCTGAAGACTAACATAATTAAACAATAGTGGTAGTAAGCCTAATAAAGGTTGGAAATAAAAAATGTTTCCAATCTTTTTCGTTGCTATAAAGCTATTTTCATTACATTACGACAAATTGTAATCAAGAAGTAATTTTAGATTCAATGGGAAGATGATACAATAAAATGCGTATTGCAAAATGGAAGAAGTTAACATCACTGGAGGAGAAAATTTATGATTGTTTTATCAGGAACCATTGGCGCGGGCAAAACTAGTTTAACCCAGATGCTCGCTGATCATCTCGGAAGTAAGCCATTTTATGAATCTGTGGATGATAACGAAATTTTACCGCTCTTTTACAAGGATCCTAAAAAATATGCCTTTCTACTCCAGATTTATTTTTTAAACAAACGATTAGATGAAATCAAAAGTGCGTTCGCTAATGATACGGATGTCTTGGATCGATCAATTTTTGAAGATTCACTATTGTTCCATCTAAACGCTGACTTAGGTCGGGCAACTGATACCGAAGTTACTATTTATGATTCATTATTAAAAAATATGATGGAAGAATTACCGGACGAACCACATAAAAAGGCGCCGGATTTATTAATTCATATTCAAGTATCGTTTGACACGATGCTTGAACGGATCCAAAAAAGAGGCCGTTCATTCGAACAGATTGCTAATGACCCAAGTTTGTTTGATTATTACAAGACATTAAACGAACGATATGTTAGCTGGTTTGATGCCTACGATCAAAGTCCTAAAATCTCAATTGATGGGGATGAATACAACTTTGTGGAAGACCCTGAGGCAGCGGATGAAGTGATGAAGATGGTTGATACAAAACTGCATGCATTAGCTTTAAAATAGCCAGTGAGAGTAATTAATACTAAATTCTAACAACTTTATGCAGGCTGATTGTAAAATCATATTGACATTTAAAAACCGTGATGATAAAGTTAAATAGTTGCTTTATGACGGTTTTTTGGAGGATTAGCTCAGTTGGGAGAGCGTCTGCCTTACAAGCAGAGGGTCACAGGTTCGAGCCCTGTATCCTCCATTCACTGATTAAGTGAAGATAACTAAATTACCAACGTTTTGCGGATGTGGCGGAACTGGCAGACGCGCTAGATTTAGGTTCTAGTGTCTTATGACATGGGGGTTCGAGTCCCTTCATCCGCATCAATTGCCGACTTAGCTCAGTTGGCAGAGCATCTGTTTTGTAAACAGGAGGTCGAAGGTTCGAATCCTTTAGTCGGCACTAATGATAAATAAAAATAGCTTCTAGAAATGTTTTATTTCTAGAAGCTATTTTTTTATGTTCAACCGATATTCTATGGTTCAGGAGACTCAACCGAATTATGTGATTCAATCGTGGAGTGTTTAGACGTTTCTAACATCCCCCAGTAAACGATTAGAGAAATCAAACTGGAAAACGCAACGTAGTAGAAAAATAAGCTCTCAAGGTTGATTGAACGTAACCATAATGCGATATATTCAACGGTTCCACCAAAAA
This window encodes:
- a CDS encoding amino acid permease, producing the protein MGAQEQGTTTENHEMKRSLKTRHLSMIALGGSIGTGLFVASGSAISTAGPGGAITAYVAIGIMVYFLMTSLGEMATYMPLTGSFAAYSTKFVDPALGFAMGWNYWFNWAITIAVDITTAGIVMNFWLPNVPGWIFSAVAMILVFLINALSVSSFGEAEYWMAIIKVITVIIFLAVGLLTIVGVLGGSAIGFHNLTTKAAPFVGGMPTILSVFVVAGFSFQGTELIGITAGESETPETSIPKAIHSTFWRILLFYILAIFVIACILPYTSKDLLGSSASDIAISPFTLVFRRAGLAAAASVMNAVILTSVISAANSGMYASTRMLYSLSREGYAPKIFGLVNMRGIPMYALIGTTVIGAFTFMTGIFGTQIYQFLIAASGLTGFIAWLGIAISHYRFRKAFVKQGHQVAELKYHAALFPFGPIFALVLCIVVIVGQDLGAFAKFNWQEIGITYMSIPLFVILYLYYKIRHKTHVIPLEQVDLEPKTRGESWDAGKNK
- a CDS encoding deoxynucleoside kinase; translated protein: MIVLSGTIGAGKTSLTQMLADHLGSKPFYESVDDNEILPLFYKDPKKYAFLLQIYFLNKRLDEIKSAFANDTDVLDRSIFEDSLLFHLNADLGRATDTEVTIYDSLLKNMMEELPDEPHKKAPDLLIHIQVSFDTMLERIQKRGRSFEQIANDPSLFDYYKTLNERYVSWFDAYDQSPKISIDGDEYNFVEDPEAADEVMKMVDTKLHALALK